In the Acropora muricata isolate sample 2 chromosome 10, ASM3666990v1, whole genome shotgun sequence genome, one interval contains:
- the LOC136887948 gene encoding uncharacterized protein: protein MTALPVRRAPSVNALSPGELTFETVGFDKVCIPVNAVIVAENEQLFLETAQNLQDLKAVVIEKTGYVYFGRIHCRVVFLLKPRGPTAVIHAMKRLQPRAAIFLGFCKALQFRSRDSQGVSFEVGDVLIAETVLRKSSKHGEIESHPCSEYLVNVFEHGKFGWSPPKYRKQSAHVGSVVQMGDFAKNEKGTAIAEKSTKLDVLECCKDLDDTEWISILGVTRTHRYNSNSSWEHYVAAVVGSFLMKVLQDDHVFAILGRESLESREHSALSLFAQQESFSIAGYSVTSRCDVTQEEVQRQAETYWAQIKEAFNQGHFHSSHGMRRSQSEIGTNKPEHRRRRYCKNPEENNDEKNPYEEAVIEECVHQASTVRKPLSFEQESSLPSEGPQRLTLPPLLSNIKGISARAATRGAQQKMSDHAQASDSYLTSGMAVTMQAALLPLGTSLGGKGSSFEIIRVTSEERATVSGQGRVLPPIPRGPNKV from the exons ATGACCGCCTTGCCTGTTAGACGTGCGCCTTCGGTGAACGCGCTGTCACCGGGAGAACTGACATTCGAAACCGTCGGATTCGACAAAGTCTGCATTCCTGTCAACGCCGTCATAGTAGCTGAAAACGAGCAGCTTTTCCTGGAAACAGCTCAAAACTTGCAGGACTTGAAGGCGGTCGTAATTGAAAAAACTGGCTACGTTTACTTTGGCAGAATCCACTGCCGAGTTGTGTTCTTGTTGAAGCCTCGCGGCCCAACCGCGGTCATTCACGCCATGAAAAGGCTACAACCCAGAGCCGCCATCTTCCTTGGCTTCTGCAAGGCTCTTCAGTTCAGGTCTCGCGACTCACAGGGTGTCTCTTTCGAAGTTGGAGATGTGCTGATCGCTGAGACGGTGCTTCGCAAGTCGTCCAAACATGGTGAAATTGAAAGTCATCCCTGTAGCGAATATCTGGTCAACGTTTTTGAGCATGGCAAGTTTGGTTGGTCACCGCCAAAGTACCGCAAACAGAGCGCACATGTTGGTAGTGTTGTACAGATGGGGGATTTTgcgaaaaatgaaaaagggACTGCCATAGCAGAAAAATCTACCAAGTTGG ATGTTCTTGAATGCTGCAAGGACCTCGATGACACTGAATGGATTTCAATTTTGGGCGTGACTCGCACTCACCGTTACAACAGTAACTCCTCGTGGGAGCATTATGTTGCAGCAGTGGTAGGGTCCTTTTTGATGAAAGTGCTACAGGACGACCACGTGTTTGCTATACTGGGAAGAGAGAGCCTGGAGTCCAGAGAACATAGTGCCTTGTCCCTCTTTGCTCAACAGGAATCTTTCTCTATCGCAG GATACAGTGTTACTTCAAGATGTGACGTTACCCAAGAAGAGGTCCAGAGGCAAGCAGAGACATACTGGGCACAAATTAAAGAAGCTTTCAACCAAGGGCATTTCCACTCATCACATGGCATGCGCAGATCGCAGTCAGAGATTGGCACGAACAAGCCTGAGCACAGGAGGAGAAGGTACTGCAAAAACCCAGAAGAAAATAATGATGAGAAAAATCCCTATGAGGAAGCCGTAATAGAGGAGTGTGTGCATCAAGCTTCAACTGTCAGGAAGCCCCTTTCTTTTGAACAAGAGAGTTCATTGCCTTCTGAGGGACCACAGCGCTTAACCCTACCACCCCTCCTCTCCAACATTAAAGGAATCAGCGCGAGGGCAGCAACACGGGGCGCCCAGCAGAAGATGTCAGACCATGCACAAGCATCCGACTCCTATCTGACTTCTGGAATGGCTGTAACAATGCAAGCTGCCCTGCTGCCGCTTGGAACATCCCTCGGGGGCAAAGGCAGCAGCTTTGAGATAATAAGAGTCACATCTGAGGAGAGAGCTACTGTCAGCGGGCAGGGAAGAGTCCTTCCTCCGATTCCCCGAGGGCCGAATAAAGTATGA
- the LOC136887952 gene encoding TLC domain-containing protein 2-like yields the protein MFEILQVPRGSLEILAFCVCFRVVHFFLNNYGPLPSALVSSSPKKIWVYRNISISFIHACISAFLSVYCFVDEPAMLTDMFSAWSRLSYFLVSLSAGYFLHDFFDMLFYDAKHSVDLLIHHVVVCMAFYIAIHYNMYMGYAVCSLLMEINSVFLHFRRLMGFHGVSKSSVVYQINGILLLITFVNFRFLTAAWMLNYSIKYRHEVPHAHFLFSVVGLVIMTVLNLQLLMSLWKADFKCGQMKQRED from the exons ATGTTTGAAATCCTTCAAGTTCCTCGTGGATCTCTTGAAATTCTTGCCTTCTGTGTCTGTTTTCGAGTAGtacattttttccttaataacTATGGACCACTGCCATCTGCGCTCGTCTCGAGCTCGCCAAAGAAAATCTGGGTTTACCGAAATATCAGTATTTCGTTCATTCACGCATGTATTTCAGCTTTTCTATCTGTTTACTG TTTCGTCGATGAACCAGCCATGCTTACAGATATGTTCAGTGCATGGAGCCGTTTATCTTATTTCTTGGTGTCACTATCGGCTG gatattttctccatgacTTCTTTGATATGCTTTTTTATGATGCCAAGCACTCTGTGGACCTTCTCATTCATCATGTTGTG gTCTGTATGGCCTTTTATATTGCCATCCACTATAACATGTATATGGGGTATGCTGTGTGTTCCTTGCTGATGGAGATAAATAGTGTGTTTTTACACTTTAGAAGATTAATGGGTTTTCATGGAGTTAGCAAAAGTAGTGTAGTATACCAAATCAATGGAATTCTACTTTTGATAACCTTTGTCAACTTTAGATTTCTTACAGCAGCATGGATGTTGAACTACTCTATAAAATATCGTCATGAAGTGCCACACGCtcatttcttgttttcagtTGTTGGCTTGGTAATTATGACAGTTCTTAATTTGCAACTTCTTATGTCATTGTGGAAAGCTGATTTCAAGTGTGgccaaatgaaacaaagagaagattaG